One window from the genome of Lasioglossum baleicum chromosome 9, iyLasBale1, whole genome shotgun sequence encodes:
- the Yellow-g2 gene encoding L-dopachrome tautomerase yellow-g2: MFLKGGCLTLMAAAAAMSVFVVFAFAEEEMIVVEENLPVRSAMDIKWTGGPFEWPCPTTKSMFKNSGRYTTKNVIATRAAIYNDDAILALPRFKSGVPATLAKVSLKDPNCEASLVPYPCWSVQEEGTCSALQNAVDIYLDPQNILWVLDTGVVNTLEEPIRKCPPKVLAFNVATGKLVKTVELTGLTSPSSRLQYVVSDYCPDGRVFIYVSDAATRAILVYDVTSGRGYRVVLPQAVTLGCTRRDVLYLALLRRSDGSTCLVFTYLSSSRLFSVRTEHLRNGSANGRIHDLGPKPRKMVLLGTDNGSALFFRYEGESDVYRWDASNPFDSRMFQLVYTSPECSLATHVAADYARSSMRVLESNFPDYMQGTIGCGANQALSIM; the protein is encoded by the exons ATGTTTCTCAAGGGTGGGTGTCTCACgttaatggcggcggcggcggcgatgTCCGTCTTCGTCGTTTTCGCGTTCGCCGAAGAAGAGATGATTGTCGTCGAGGAGAATTTACCGGTGCGATCAGCGATGGACATCAAATGGACTGGAGGACCGTTTGAATGGCCTTGTCCGACCACGAAGAGCATGTTCAAGAACAGCGGTCGGTACACTACGAAGAACGTGATCGCGACTAGGGCTGCCATCTACAACGACGACGCCATTCTTGCTCTCCCCAG GTTCAAGTCTGGAGTGCCAGCAACCCTGGCGAAGGTCTCCTTGAAGGATCCTAATTGCGAAGCTAGCTTAGTCCCCTATCCTTGCTGGTCTGTGCAAGAAGAAGGCACTTGCAGCGCTCTGCAGAACGCCGTAGACATTTACTTGGATCCTCAGAACATCCTCTGGGTCCTGGATACAGGTGTCGTCAACACTTTGGAGGAGCCAATCAGAAAATGTCCGCCGAAGGTGCTCGCTTTTAACGTCGCGACTGGAAAG CTGGTCAAGACGGTGGAGCTGACCGGTCTAACAAGTCCGTCGTCGAGACTGCAGTACGTGGTGTCGGACTACTGTCCGGACGGCCGGGTGTTCATCTACGTGTCCGACGCTGCAACAAGAGCAATCCTCGTCTACGATGTGACATCGGGTCGCGGCTATCGCGTCGTCCTCCCGCAGGCGGTTACCTTGGGCTGTACCCGTCGAGACGTTTTGTACCTGGCACTTCTCCGTCGTTCCGATGGAAGCACCTGCTTGGTCTTTACCTACTTAAGCAGCAGCCGTCTCTTCTCCGTCAGAACCGAGCATTTGCGAAATGGCTCCGCAAATGGCCGTATACACGATCTTGGCCCGAAACCACGAAAAATGGTTTTGTTGGGCACGGACAATGGCAGCGCCCTCTTCTTCCGCTACGAGGGCGAGTCCGACGTCTACAGATGGGACGCCAGCAACCCCTTCGACTCCAGGATGTTCCAGTTGGTCTATACCAGTCCAGAATGCAGCCTAGCTACTCATGTGGCCGCGGATTATGCCAGAAGCAGTATGCGAGTCCTCGAGTCGAATTTCCCAGACTATATGCAGGGTACCATTGGCTGCGGCGCTAACCAAGCGCTCAGTATTATGTAA
- the LOC143212461 gene encoding major royal jelly protein 1-like, which produces MRFVIVSILGAVLSLANADLLLKDLSVTLSGQTLEWPCQSTKNIYETSGRYIARNVIATRTQVYKDQAILAMPRYKSGVPFTLGVVSLNSKECTPKVAPFPCWAIQEEGNCQALQSVVDIVLDMQNILWVLDVGIVNTLEQPVRRCPPKVVGIDVKSGKVVKVIDLSPLVDISSRLQYMAVDYASDGQVYVYVSDAGTRAIIVYNVTADGGYRVVLPRAVTSGAEKKDALYLALIRKSCGTQILYFTYLGSNRVFAIRATNLRAGNANGSVAEVGPKKNKIVILGTDNGSAIFFRLKGDSNVYMWNTETPFIQDNFLLVQKGSDHRLPTQVVPGYKRLMWVIESNFQDYIENTVSCPGASVSLHPLLNSCDDQY; this is translated from the exons ATGAGGTTCGTAATCGTCAGCATCCTAGGGGCAGTCCTGTCGCTAGCCAATGCAGACCTGTTGCTGAAGGACCTGTCGGTGACGCTATCAGGCCAGACCTTGGAATGGCCCTGTCAGAGCACGAAGAACATCTACGAGACCAGCGGTCGTTACATCGCCAGGAACGTGATCGCGACCAGGACGCAGGTGTACAAGGACCAAGCGATCCTGGCGATGCCTCGCTACAAATCAGGTGTACCGTTCACTTTGGGTGTCGTCTCGTTGAACTCGAAAGAGTGCACGCCGAAAGTCGCTCCGTTCCCTTGCTGGGCGATCCAGGAAGAAGGGAACTGCCAGGCTCTGCAGAGCGTCGTTGACATTGTCCTCGACATGCAAAACATCCTGTGGGTCCTCGACGTCGGCATCGTCAACACCTTGGAGCAACCTGTGCGCAGGTGTCCTCCCAAGGTGGTCGGAATCGATGTAAAGAGCGGAAAG GTGGTGAAAGTGATCGACCTGAGTCCCCTCGTTGACATCTCGTCGCGTTTGCAATACATGGCTGTCGACTACGCATCAGACGGCCAAGTGTACGTCTACGTGTCCGACGCTGGAACCAGAGCGATCATTGTCTACAACGTAACCGCTGACGGTGGTTACCGCGTGGTTCTTCCCAGAGCAGTGACTTCCGGCGCAGAGAAGAAGGACGCGCTCTACTTGGCGCTGATCAGGAAAAGTTGTGGCACCCAGATCCTCTATTTCACCTACTTGGGCTCGAACAGAGTCTTCGCCATCAGAGCCACCAACCTGAGAGCCGGAAACGCTAACGGATCCGTGGCGGAAGTTGGACCGAAGAAGAACAAGATAGTCATCCTTGGTACTGACAatggatccgccattttcttCAGATTGAAAG GCGACTCGAACGTGTACATGTGGAACACGGAGACTCCATTCATCCAAGACAACTTCCTGTTAGTGCAAAAGGGCAGCGACCACAGACTACCGACTCAAGTTGTTCCTGGCTACAAGAGGCTTATGTGGGTGATCGAGAGCAACTTCCAGGATTACATCGAAAACACTGTCAGTTGTCCCGGTGCATCGGTTTCCCTTCATCCCTTATTAAACTCTTGCGACGATCAGTACTGA
- the LOC143212463 gene encoding uncharacterized protein LOC143212463, with product MVIHSYKSFLIYSEVVVLVALIPVSGRFTCWDFEAVDLPEDVFVSRFSIWRNRAFLAAPRWGRNGTSVETGTLFEAVWPEASFPSVKTRKVFSFGLLHDRPTNCLRSTVDVNVDVRGRLWVLEVPDKNDCSARIVLYNLKRSNQLISSTELTNVRTNNLRAFVIDESGTRVYIGDAGEGSIIVFLPEKEKWWTIKMIHAPQVPRVFSTDLAISRKNSVLYLTGSSSLDLFSINLKELWNEEDSLFDSKSLNVTVTWHGTKMAVSSGLFCDVKDGLHYFMSTERASVRWDTRLPLEAESHSVLVQNQDCPCITDYATDSQKNLWGLINPECPFHQSDDSPKLPLKSRTIKIGKYPTS from the exons ATGGTTATCCACAGTTATAAAAGTTTTCTAATTTACAGTGAAGTAGTGGTTCTCGTCGCGTTAATTCCCGTTTCAGGGAGATTTACCTGTTGGGACTTCGAGGCGGTGGATCTTCCAGAAGATGTTTTCGTTTCAAGGTTTTCCATTTGGCGAAATCGTGCTTTCTTAGCTGCTCCGAG ATGGGGAAGGAATGGAACTTCGGTAGAGACGGGGACATTATTCGAAGCAGTTTGGCCAGAGGCGAGCTTCCCTTCTGTCAAAACCAGAAAAGTATTCTCGTTTGGTCTACTGCACGATAGGCCAACGAACTGTCTTCGATCGACCGTTGATGTGAACGTCGATGTTCGGGGACGTTTATGGGTCCTGGAAGTGCCGGATAAGAATGATTGTTCTGCTAGGATCGTCCTGTACAATTTGAAGAGGAGCAACCAATTG ATATCATCTACCGAATTGACGAACGTTCGAACAAATAACTTGAGAGCGTTCGTTATCGATGAATCTGGAACCAGAGTATACATCGGGGACGCTGGCGAAGGATCGATCATAGTATTCTTGCCGG agaaagaaaaatggtgGACGATAAAGATGATCCACGCGCCGCAAGTGCCTCGAGTGTTCAGCACCGATCTCGCCATTTCCAGGAAGAATTCGGTGTTATACTTAACTGGTTCCTCTAGTCTCgatttatttagcataaacTTGAAAGAATTATGGAACGAAGAGGACAGCTTATTTGATAGT aaATCGCTTAATGTTACGGTGACATGGCACGGTACCAAAATGGCCGTCTCGTCGGGACTGTTCTGCGACGTCAAGGATGGTCTACACTATTTCATGTCCACGGAAAGAGCCAGCGTTCGTTGGGACACGAGACTTCCTCTCGAG GCGGAAAGTCACTCGGTTCTTGTGCAGAATCAGGATTGTCCGTGCATAACCGATTACGCCACGGATAGCCAGAAGAACTTGTGGGGCTTGATAAACCCGGAATGCCCATTCCACCAGAGTGACGATTCACCAAAATTGCCTCTGAAATCCAGGACCATCAAAATCGGGAAATATCCGACATCTTGA